From Leptospira fainei serovar Hurstbridge str. BUT 6, the proteins below share one genomic window:
- a CDS encoding adenylate/guanylate cyclase domain-containing protein encodes MNSSAKYIPFGTNGSVAFWEPTSSHAHVNGGQISEWSERGIRTVVCVFSERGSSIITDLEESLHGEDWKLYALEIPLGPETNESVFFSAWKLLQSIGKSNILFLVPEELDERWEVLLSKMVLSSYPHLAPGELGAWFPSLSGDSEPTLLNDFKSFISRRKPPREIPEGSRGEFSVFLRELPLSFREISLGGSQSENGTSNGIRNGKSGKQDEKPQVKIHIKESESPKPPESNGHAVLEDSGALAKPEDFDLPVPSIESVPESSEPSASVQSVAAPLKETKKEIPAPAIATMSPADQTKAKFPLQLKLMGVISLLMTVTVSTVILYASSEFKKNYEVRVLETNFSLVNILGIKVKSDLKDIRDKGKSLTDKLIDPKGPGAYADLFFRNEPDFLLVGIYKVQGQSLKKDVVLYNDSYLEGISSNREELDSAIKGKESTFLKTLNSDGRIDNLTPDFKEPAFSISVADSSKSRILIYILRSERLLSAFQKQDINVPFLINGDGDLIAHYDPQLLASQTNWADLPIFESMLAAVREDSQQTRYQDSTGTRYYGSFQKVGFGGAGVIVTVPEEKVFEMVYRIQTKNLLIMAIALCMALIIVFFLARNITIPLLALLNATIEIAKGNFRIGIKSTTKDEVGLLTDYFVTMGKGLEEREKVKDALGRFVNKEIAEMVLNQELTLGGERKMCAIFFSDIRSFTAISEKLQPEEVVEFLNEYMTEMVHCVNQTHGIVDKFIGDAIMATWGALKSSGNQDAENAVNGALLMRKALQKFNEGRGGDKRPLIRIGCGLNYGPVIAGQIGSEERLEYTVIGDAVNLASRVEALNKPFGTDVLITQDLYDHVRDIFVVEKMQSIKVKGKAEPQVIYAVLGRKDDPATPASVADLRKLIGIEFDAKKPKPDGDPEEEVKYEILD; translated from the coding sequence ATGAATTCTTCGGCTAAATACATTCCCTTCGGGACAAACGGTTCCGTGGCTTTCTGGGAACCCACTTCCTCGCATGCACATGTGAACGGGGGACAGATTTCAGAATGGTCCGAACGCGGGATCAGGACCGTTGTCTGTGTTTTCTCCGAAAGGGGTTCCTCGATAATTACGGATCTGGAAGAGTCGCTTCACGGAGAAGATTGGAAACTCTATGCTTTGGAAATTCCGCTAGGTCCGGAAACTAACGAATCCGTTTTCTTTTCCGCGTGGAAGCTTCTTCAATCAATCGGAAAATCTAATATTTTATTTCTTGTGCCGGAAGAATTGGACGAAAGATGGGAAGTCCTGCTCTCTAAAATGGTCTTGTCCTCCTACCCTCACTTAGCGCCTGGAGAATTGGGAGCTTGGTTTCCTTCCTTATCCGGTGATTCTGAACCGACATTATTAAACGACTTTAAAAGTTTCATTTCTAGAAGAAAGCCTCCTAGGGAAATTCCGGAAGGTAGCAGAGGAGAATTCTCCGTATTCTTGAGGGAGTTACCTCTCTCATTTCGGGAAATTAGCTTGGGCGGATCCCAATCTGAAAATGGAACGAGTAACGGAATAAGAAACGGGAAAAGCGGCAAGCAGGATGAAAAACCGCAAGTTAAGATTCATATTAAAGAATCGGAATCTCCAAAGCCCCCCGAATCCAACGGTCACGCGGTTCTCGAAGATTCCGGAGCATTAGCAAAACCGGAAGATTTCGATCTTCCCGTGCCTTCCATCGAATCCGTGCCGGAGTCAAGCGAACCTTCTGCAAGCGTCCAATCGGTTGCAGCACCCCTGAAAGAAACTAAAAAAGAAATTCCCGCTCCGGCAATCGCAACGATGTCGCCGGCAGACCAGACTAAAGCCAAATTTCCGCTTCAGTTGAAGCTAATGGGGGTCATCTCCCTATTAATGACCGTTACTGTTTCCACGGTAATCCTTTATGCATCGAGCGAATTCAAAAAAAATTACGAAGTTCGGGTTTTAGAAACGAACTTCTCCTTGGTTAACATATTAGGCATTAAAGTTAAATCCGACCTAAAGGATATTCGAGACAAAGGGAAATCGCTTACCGACAAATTAATCGATCCAAAAGGACCGGGCGCTTACGCGGATTTATTTTTTCGAAATGAACCGGACTTCCTATTAGTCGGAATTTACAAAGTCCAAGGTCAGTCCTTAAAAAAGGATGTGGTGCTTTATAACGATTCGTATCTGGAGGGGATATCTTCGAATCGCGAAGAATTGGATTCCGCTATCAAAGGCAAAGAATCGACTTTCTTAAAGACTCTCAATTCGGACGGTCGAATCGACAATTTGACTCCGGACTTCAAGGAACCTGCGTTTTCCATTTCGGTAGCCGATTCCTCCAAAAGCAGAATTTTGATTTATATCCTTCGGTCTGAAAGACTTTTAAGTGCATTCCAAAAGCAAGATATCAACGTCCCATTTTTAATCAACGGAGACGGAGATCTCATCGCTCATTACGATCCGCAACTTCTCGCATCTCAAACGAACTGGGCCGATCTACCCATCTTCGAAAGCATGCTCGCAGCCGTCCGCGAAGACAGTCAACAAACACGATATCAAGATTCCACCGGAACGAGATATTACGGATCGTTTCAAAAAGTGGGTTTCGGCGGAGCCGGAGTTATAGTCACCGTTCCCGAAGAGAAAGTCTTCGAGATGGTTTACAGAATTCAGACAAAAAACCTTCTGATCATGGCAATCGCACTGTGCATGGCTTTGATAATCGTATTTTTCCTAGCAAGGAATATTACAATTCCATTATTAGCTCTCCTGAACGCAACCATCGAAATTGCGAAGGGAAATTTCCGGATCGGAATTAAATCCACTACGAAGGACGAAGTCGGTCTTTTGACCGATTACTTCGTAACGATGGGTAAAGGTCTCGAAGAACGGGAAAAAGTGAAGGACGCTCTAGGTCGGTTCGTTAACAAGGAAATCGCCGAAATGGTCCTGAATCAAGAGCTGACTTTAGGCGGGGAAAGAAAGATGTGCGCGATCTTTTTTTCCGACATCCGATCTTTCACCGCAATCTCCGAAAAATTACAACCGGAAGAGGTCGTCGAATTTCTAAACGAATATATGACCGAGATGGTTCATTGCGTGAATCAGACCCACGGTATTGTGGATAAATTCATAGGCGATGCGATCATGGCGACTTGGGGGGCTTTAAAATCTTCCGGAAATCAGGATGCCGAAAACGCAGTGAACGGTGCATTATTAATGCGTAAAGCTCTCCAGAAATTCAACGAGGGCCGAGGCGGCGATAAAAGACCGCTGATTCGGATCGGTTGCGGGCTAAACTATGGACCGGTGATTGCGGGACAAATCGGATCGGAAGAGCGACTTGAATACACAGTCATAGGGGATGCTGTAAACTTGGCCTCCAGAGTCGAAGCCTTAAATAAACCGTTCGGAACGGATGTGCTTATCACACAGGATTTATACGATCACGTTCGGGACATCTTTGTTGTCGAAAAAATGCAATCGATCAAAGTGAAAGGGAAAGCGGAACCTCAGGTGATCTATGCCGTCTTAGGTAGAAAAGACGACCCCGCAACCCCGGCCTCGGTGGCAGATCTACGAAAACTCATCGGGATCGAGTTCGATGCAAAGAAGCCAAAGCCTGACGGCGATCCTGAAGAGGAAGTGAAGTATGAGATACTTGACTGA
- a CDS encoding peptidylprolyl isomerase: MPFAKFVTNRGTFSVLLDIEKAPVTAGNFIELAKKGFYNGLIFHRIIPNFMIQGGCPSGTGTGGPGYKIKDEFHPDLKNKKFTISMANAGPNTGGSQFFINVRDNLYLDNRHAVFGHVTEGEDIVLAISETETGPGDRPVQPVVIETLEILET, encoded by the coding sequence ATGCCATTCGCAAAATTCGTGACCAATCGAGGAACTTTTTCTGTTTTATTGGATATTGAGAAGGCTCCAGTTACGGCTGGAAACTTCATCGAACTAGCCAAGAAGGGTTTCTATAATGGACTCATTTTTCATAGGATTATCCCAAATTTCATGATTCAGGGCGGATGCCCGAGCGGAACGGGGACTGGCGGGCCGGGGTATAAAATAAAGGATGAATTCCACCCGGATTTGAAAAATAAAAAATTTACCATTTCCATGGCAAACGCTGGACCAAATACGGGAGGTTCCCAGTTTTTTATAAACGTTCGGGATAATCTCTATCTGGATAACCGACATGCGGTCTTTGGTCATGTGACAGAAGGGGAAGATATTGTCCTCGCAATCTCCGAAACGGAGACAGGCCCAGGTGATCGTCCTGTCCAACCGGTCGTCATTGAGACCCTGGAAATATTAGAGACATAA
- a CDS encoding PAS domain S-box protein: protein MGTPNESIPSSADFVLNEGQLYKDRLEYILSNVTLVLFSTDRNGTFTYAAGRGIFEIGIEPESIVGASFFELDWAGAVRDSKGEFQAVTREAIFNSVFEGRTIEAETSFAGKMFSSRFSPVFGTHGEVEGLVGVSVDVTDSKTREASFQRKVSDFTTALQVLPIIVFSFDLDGVILFAEGNGFERLGLTAQEVIGRNFFDSQPDRTERNRAIWKAIGGVNSFYQSRVRDKVFENWLYPRFDELGRTTEILGIGYDVTDREYLDRKLKENELYYRNLFKNNPQIMYIFDQESLRILESNSTAQLVCGYSESEFLEKTVQDIHPADDQSWVTEKIRNLALGPNFFSEVSHRKKNGERFYLDIALTHFRFSGRDCVLVSGSDVTQRVKTEAASRFNLQLLSQISDAVIALDSEFRITYYNLPAEQMYELSDRNLIGKHYSEFFQEDWISDENRRQTMEDYERKGLANAEIIHTLKSGKTIHIETSFKKIFDPDGNDAGMVMVNRDIEEKVFVREFLKKAVSDLEMTNRELEQFAYVASHDLQEPLRTIANYLQLLERKFSPELPSEAKEFIQITIEAAKRQQGLIESLLRYSRLGVKEDGWEKVNIRTLLDGIKEDLDSVLNEANVHIWFEGEMPIILGISDQIRQLFQNLITNSVKFRSKERAPKIVISATKTPSEWKFTVKDNGIGMDSRYFEKIFIIFQKLHPKAEFPGTGIGLSICKKIVETHGGKIWVESTIGVGSEFFFTIPIRRN, encoded by the coding sequence ATGGGAACTCCGAACGAATCGATTCCATCCAGCGCCGACTTCGTGTTAAACGAGGGCCAATTATATAAAGATCGATTGGAATACATTCTATCTAATGTGACTCTCGTTCTATTTTCTACGGATAGAAATGGGACATTTACATATGCGGCAGGTCGCGGAATATTCGAAATTGGAATCGAGCCGGAGTCGATAGTTGGCGCATCCTTTTTCGAATTAGATTGGGCGGGTGCGGTTAGAGACTCGAAAGGAGAGTTTCAAGCCGTGACTCGCGAGGCGATTTTTAATTCTGTCTTCGAAGGAAGAACGATCGAAGCGGAAACAAGCTTTGCAGGAAAAATGTTTTCCAGCCGTTTCTCACCCGTTTTCGGAACTCACGGCGAAGTTGAAGGACTCGTCGGCGTAAGTGTTGATGTCACCGATTCAAAAACAAGGGAGGCGTCTTTTCAGAGGAAAGTCAGCGATTTTACAACGGCTCTTCAAGTTCTTCCGATCATCGTTTTTTCCTTCGATTTGGATGGAGTCATTCTTTTTGCGGAAGGAAATGGATTCGAACGACTCGGTTTAACCGCGCAGGAAGTGATCGGCAGAAATTTTTTCGATTCGCAACCGGACCGAACCGAAAGAAATCGTGCAATTTGGAAAGCGATCGGGGGAGTCAATTCGTTTTATCAATCTCGCGTCAGAGATAAAGTTTTTGAAAATTGGTTGTATCCTAGATTCGACGAATTAGGTAGGACGACCGAAATTTTAGGCATCGGTTACGATGTTACCGATCGGGAATATCTAGATAGAAAGTTGAAGGAAAATGAATTATATTATCGTAATTTATTTAAAAATAATCCTCAAATTATGTACATTTTCGACCAGGAATCGCTCCGGATCCTGGAGTCGAACTCGACTGCTCAGCTTGTGTGCGGTTACTCCGAGTCGGAATTTCTGGAAAAGACCGTTCAGGATATCCATCCCGCCGACGACCAATCTTGGGTTACGGAAAAAATCCGAAACTTAGCGCTCGGACCTAATTTCTTTTCGGAAGTAAGTCATAGGAAGAAAAACGGGGAGCGTTTTTACTTAGACATCGCGCTAACTCATTTTCGCTTTTCCGGTCGGGATTGTGTTTTGGTATCCGGTTCGGACGTGACTCAGCGAGTGAAAACGGAAGCAGCGAGTAGATTCAATTTACAGTTATTATCGCAAATTAGTGATGCGGTGATTGCCTTGGATTCCGAATTCAGAATCACATATTATAATCTTCCGGCGGAGCAGATGTACGAGCTTTCCGACCGTAATTTGATCGGAAAGCATTATAGCGAATTTTTTCAAGAGGATTGGATTTCGGATGAAAACCGTCGACAAACTATGGAAGATTACGAACGTAAGGGGCTGGCAAATGCCGAGATAATTCATACGTTAAAATCGGGAAAAACGATTCATATCGAAACGAGTTTCAAGAAAATTTTCGATCCAGACGGAAACGATGCCGGTATGGTCATGGTAAACCGGGATATCGAGGAGAAGGTATTCGTAAGGGAATTTCTCAAAAAAGCGGTATCAGATTTGGAGATGACGAATCGTGAATTGGAGCAATTCGCCTACGTTGCGTCTCACGATTTGCAAGAGCCGTTAAGAACTATCGCCAATTATTTACAACTTTTAGAAAGAAAGTTTTCTCCGGAACTACCGTCCGAAGCTAAAGAATTTATCCAAATTACGATCGAAGCCGCCAAAAGGCAACAAGGACTAATCGAGTCCTTACTTCGTTATTCCCGATTAGGCGTAAAAGAAGACGGATGGGAAAAAGTAAACATTAGAACGCTACTGGACGGTATCAAGGAAGATTTAGATTCGGTATTGAATGAAGCGAATGTTCATATCTGGTTCGAAGGGGAGATGCCGATTATTCTAGGTATATCCGATCAAATTAGACAATTATTCCAAAATTTAATAACAAATTCCGTAAAATTCCGCAGTAAAGAGCGGGCGCCGAAAATCGTGATTTCGGCTACAAAGACACCATCCGAGTGGAAATTTACGGTTAAGGATAACGGAATCGGAATGGACTCTCGATACTTCGAGAAGATATTTATTATATTCCAAAAACTGCATCCTAAAGCGGAATTCCCCGGAACAGGAATAGGCCTTTCCATATGCAAAAAAATCGTCGAAACTCACGGAGGAAAAATCTGGGTCGAATCCACCATCGGAGTCGGATCCGAATTTTTCTTCACTATACCGATTCGGAGAAATTGA
- a CDS encoding response regulator, which translates to MNPTIKATFDILLVEDNPADVRLTLEALGEVPKSKNLIVVNDGEEALDYVKGEGSYSGNSRPDLILLDLNLPKKNGFDVLKELKEDPELRRIPVVVLTTSGSDRDILQTYNLHANSYIQKPVEFDSFIEAMRSLRVYWFRTSRLPPK; encoded by the coding sequence ATGAACCCTACCATAAAAGCTACGTTCGACATTCTACTCGTGGAAGACAATCCTGCCGACGTTCGATTGACTTTGGAGGCTTTGGGCGAGGTGCCTAAGTCGAAGAATTTAATAGTCGTAAATGACGGTGAGGAAGCTTTGGACTACGTTAAAGGCGAAGGCTCGTATTCGGGAAATTCCAGACCGGATTTGATTCTATTGGACCTCAATCTTCCGAAGAAGAACGGTTTTGACGTATTGAAAGAATTAAAGGAGGATCCCGAACTTCGTAGGATTCCGGTCGTGGTTCTGACGACTTCCGGCTCGGACCGAGATATTTTACAAACTTATAATTTGCATGCAAACTCTTATATACAAAAACCTGTTGAATTCGATAGCTTTATAGAAGCCATGAGATCGTTACGAGTCTACTGGTTTCGTACTAGTCGGTTGCCGCCGAAATGA
- a CDS encoding sensor histidine kinase: MISTLIKAKQVLVIEDNPADSRLIGLYLEEAGGHSLRTHYADTASEGLAILRSRRGEIECIVLDLSLPDSFGLDGFDAIRLEFSRIPIVICSGSEDERLASEALKAGAQDYLIKGKFDSHLLNRSILYAIERNDLLSKLNEQASIIRESEERYRLLFENNPLAVWVYDYETLEVIDANQEVERLYGYSWEEIQRLAISDVRLVSDAKKAMSEHVALKTGKNPPVNTVHKRRNGEIILVEVTSYRFKLRGREIVLAIVVDITKWKQAEESLRESLRDKEILLQEIHHRVKNNLQIMASLLNLQANYAKNKEVIRELKDTESRIYSMSLVHNELYNSKNLADVKLRSYIDKLLDNLWNVYGVGAEIDRQIDVGELSLEVDTAIPLGMILNEIATNSLKYAFPNRTFGKFFVAAVQNEKTIRMEIGDNGRGIPNLDEIEKKETLGLQLVRILSKQLKGTLSVTTDSNGTLFVVIFPTS, encoded by the coding sequence ATGATTTCAACGCTGATCAAAGCAAAGCAAGTTCTCGTTATCGAAGATAACCCGGCCGATTCGAGATTGATCGGGCTTTATTTAGAGGAAGCAGGCGGGCATTCCCTCCGTACTCACTATGCCGATACGGCTAGCGAGGGGCTAGCGATCCTTCGATCCCGCAGAGGAGAGATCGAATGCATCGTTCTGGATCTTTCCTTGCCGGATAGTTTCGGTTTAGACGGCTTCGATGCGATACGTTTGGAGTTTTCCAGAATACCGATCGTAATATGCTCAGGCTCGGAAGACGAAAGATTGGCTAGCGAGGCGTTAAAGGCAGGCGCACAAGATTATCTAATCAAAGGTAAGTTTGACTCGCACTTGTTGAATCGGTCCATTTTGTACGCGATAGAGCGGAACGATTTACTTTCTAAATTGAACGAACAGGCTTCCATTATTCGTGAAAGCGAGGAGAGATATCGTTTACTTTTTGAAAATAATCCTCTTGCCGTTTGGGTATACGATTATGAAACTTTGGAGGTAATCGACGCTAATCAGGAAGTGGAAAGATTATACGGATATAGTTGGGAAGAAATTCAAAGATTAGCAATTTCTGATGTTAGACTTGTTTCCGATGCGAAGAAAGCTATGTCCGAACACGTTGCCTTGAAAACCGGGAAGAATCCGCCCGTTAACACCGTGCATAAAAGACGTAATGGAGAAATTATCCTAGTCGAAGTAACTTCCTATAGATTCAAATTGCGTGGACGAGAGATAGTTTTGGCGATCGTCGTCGATATTACCAAATGGAAGCAGGCAGAGGAATCGCTGAGAGAATCGCTCCGAGATAAGGAGATCCTGCTTCAGGAAATACATCATAGAGTTAAAAACAATCTTCAGATAATGGCCAGTCTGCTGAATCTGCAGGCGAATTACGCTAAGAACAAAGAGGTAATCCGAGAGTTAAAAGATACCGAAAGTAGAATTTACTCGATGTCTTTGGTTCATAACGAACTTTATAATTCTAAAAATCTTGCGGATGTTAAATTACGATCTTATATAGACAAACTTTTGGATAATCTTTGGAACGTATACGGAGTAGGGGCTGAAATCGACAGGCAGATCGATGTGGGTGAATTAAGCTTGGAAGTAGACACTGCGATTCCACTCGGCATGATTCTGAACGAGATTGCGACGAATTCATTAAAATACGCGTTTCCGAATCGAACATTCGGTAAGTTCTTCGTCGCGGCCGTCCAAAATGAAAAAACGATTCGAATGGAAATCGGAGATAACGGAAGAGGAATTCCGAATTTGGATGAGATTGAAAAAAAGGAAACGTTAGGGCTGCAACTTGTCCGAATTTTATCTAAACAATTAAAGGGGACCTTGTCCGTAACAACGGATTCGAATGGAACCCTTTTTGTCGTTATTTTTCCGACTAGTTGA
- a CDS encoding four-helix bundle copper-binding protein, with amino-acid sequence MNSKLTRTEFFGAAGATLLTLGSLSEVFSQEHDHSSKKGQAKRKMEGKSTTFTPAILKAGECVVRGELCIAMCINALSSGNSEMSDCLKSVEETVALCNAFIKIASLNSASSTKIAAICLNVCDSCAKQCDKHADHHEECKACADACKACIVEFKKLAA; translated from the coding sequence ATGAATTCCAAACTAACTAGGACCGAATTTTTTGGTGCTGCAGGCGCCACCCTCCTAACACTGGGAAGCCTCTCAGAGGTATTCTCGCAAGAGCACGATCATTCCTCAAAAAAAGGACAGGCAAAGAGGAAAATGGAAGGAAAATCGACTACATTTACTCCAGCAATCTTGAAAGCCGGAGAATGTGTCGTACGGGGGGAACTCTGCATAGCAATGTGCATCAATGCTCTATCCTCAGGAAACTCGGAAATGTCCGACTGCTTAAAAAGCGTAGAGGAAACTGTGGCGTTGTGTAACGCTTTCATAAAAATCGCAAGTTTAAATTCGGCCTCTTCGACGAAGATCGCTGCGATTTGCCTTAATGTTTGCGACTCGTGTGCCAAGCAATGCGATAAACATGCCGATCACCATGAAGAATGTAAAGCGTGTGCCGATGCTTGCAAAGCCTGCATAGTCGAGTTTAAGAAATTAGCGGCATAG
- a CDS encoding diguanylate cyclase, translated as MAGETDRILILDDAPENCLLVERILRKAGYGDVVATQTPETALEWLGLQGDPKNRKKISLLLLDILLPGGQNGLDLLRQFSGREELADLPVIIITAIHDTHTLESAFEAGAVDYVTKPFDATELRARVRSALRLRHEMVQRRQREKDLEEITDKLSEAYQTLLRVSRTDGLSGIWNRRFFDEILDVEWKRASRSGKPISLLLIDIDFFKKFNDTYGHQAGDECIRKVAVVLKENARRAGDFPARYGGEEFAVILPETDSANALIVAENIRSKVIALNIPHQSSSASSAVSISIGVATQRSTKTNGTKEELVQKADQALYRSKESGRNRSTIYSE; from the coding sequence ATGGCAGGAGAGACGGATCGAATTTTAATTTTAGACGATGCCCCCGAAAATTGCCTTTTAGTCGAACGAATTTTAAGAAAGGCCGGATACGGGGACGTAGTAGCTACTCAAACTCCCGAAACTGCACTCGAATGGTTAGGCCTCCAAGGCGATCCTAAAAACAGAAAAAAAATTTCTTTATTACTATTGGATATTCTACTGCCGGGCGGTCAAAACGGTTTAGATCTATTACGACAGTTTTCCGGAAGGGAAGAACTCGCGGATCTTCCGGTTATTATTATCACCGCCATCCATGATACTCATACTTTAGAATCGGCTTTTGAAGCCGGCGCAGTCGACTATGTTACTAAGCCTTTCGATGCAACCGAATTACGCGCCCGTGTTCGCTCAGCATTACGTCTGAGACACGAGATGGTCCAGCGTCGCCAAAGAGAAAAGGATCTGGAAGAAATAACGGACAAACTCTCGGAAGCATACCAAACCTTACTTCGAGTGTCAAGAACGGACGGCTTATCAGGCATTTGGAATAGACGATTCTTCGATGAGATTTTGGATGTGGAATGGAAACGAGCCAGCCGTTCGGGTAAACCGATTTCATTATTGTTAATCGACATAGATTTTTTTAAGAAGTTCAACGATACGTACGGTCATCAAGCCGGGGATGAATGTATTCGAAAAGTTGCCGTAGTATTAAAGGAAAACGCCAGACGCGCGGGAGACTTTCCGGCAAGATACGGAGGCGAAGAATTTGCGGTCATCCTTCCGGAAACTGATTCTGCCAATGCACTTATCGTTGCGGAAAATATCCGGTCCAAAGTCATTGCCTTGAATATACCTCACCAGAGTTCTTCGGCATCTTCTGCTGTTTCGATCAGCATCGGGGTAGCGACTCAAAGATCCACGAAAACGAATGGAACTAAGGAAGAACTCGTTCAAAAAGCGGATCAAGCTTTGTATAGATCTAAGGAGTCGGGGCGAAATCGATCAACGATCTATTCCGAGTAG
- a CDS encoding glycerate kinase type-2 family protein has translation MMNFGHPRELAERIAKEAIESAMPRQKVREALSTINRPDSCIVISVGKAALEMAEGARDVWGIAIKTSIVLTNYLPTDLPQSHEIFIGNHPIPGPESFQASRLVWDRTSSLSEKDTVLFLLSGGGSSLFEFPRSEISQSLLADWYKRFLSSGASIREVNSLRPLLSGVKAGRFRKHCEPSGMIQLILSDVLEPDPFWVSSGPALPYPVHWPEIERILGRYGWISDSELFLKGIPPVVKPDPRDQVIVIGSLEQALQAAESFAIRMGFRTERIKEPIIGQAKDAGKTLAKLGKRKNSEGPLIVIGGGETTVTLKGKGRGGRNQELALSFAKEIRGESNLFLLSFGTDGIDGNSRNAGGFADGSTWDDILSLGIDPEFELETNDSATALEAIGNTFITGPTGTNVNDVQILVII, from the coding sequence ATGATGAATTTTGGACACCCAAGAGAACTCGCTGAGAGAATCGCGAAGGAAGCAATTGAATCGGCTATGCCGAGACAGAAGGTTCGCGAAGCGCTTTCCACAATAAATCGCCCGGATTCCTGTATCGTGATTTCCGTCGGTAAGGCGGCCCTAGAAATGGCGGAAGGTGCGAGAGATGTTTGGGGGATAGCGATTAAAACTTCGATAGTTCTTACGAATTATCTCCCGACGGACCTCCCTCAATCTCACGAAATTTTTATCGGGAATCATCCGATTCCGGGACCGGAAAGTTTTCAAGCCAGTCGACTCGTTTGGGATAGAACTTCTTCCCTGTCCGAGAAGGATACTGTTCTCTTCTTATTGTCGGGCGGAGGTTCGTCCTTATTCGAATTTCCTCGCTCTGAAATAAGCCAAAGTCTCTTAGCAGATTGGTATAAGAGATTTCTTTCCTCCGGAGCTTCCATCCGGGAAGTCAACTCGTTACGCCCTCTTCTATCGGGAGTAAAAGCAGGTCGATTTCGAAAGCATTGCGAACCATCTGGGATGATTCAATTAATCCTGTCCGATGTGTTGGAGCCGGATCCATTTTGGGTCTCTTCCGGCCCCGCATTACCGTACCCGGTTCACTGGCCCGAGATAGAACGGATACTCGGTCGATACGGCTGGATTTCAGATTCTGAATTATTTTTAAAAGGAATCCCACCGGTTGTAAAACCGGATCCGAGAGATCAGGTAATTGTGATCGGCAGCCTCGAACAGGCTCTCCAAGCAGCCGAATCTTTCGCAATTAGAATGGGCTTCCGTACGGAGAGAATAAAAGAACCGATCATCGGCCAGGCAAAAGACGCAGGTAAAACTTTAGCGAAACTAGGGAAACGAAAGAACAGCGAAGGACCTTTGATCGTAATAGGCGGTGGAGAAACTACCGTTACACTGAAAGGTAAAGGACGCGGTGGCAGAAATCAAGAACTTGCATTATCTTTCGCTAAGGAAATCAGAGGTGAATCTAATTTATTTTTGCTCTCCTTTGGAACCGATGGAATAGACGGGAATTCGAGAAACGCCGGCGGATTCGCTGACGGTTCAACTTGGGACGATATTCTGTCTTTAGGAATCGATCCTGAATTTGAATTGGAGACAAACGATTCAGCCACGGCGTTAGAAGCAATCGGAAATACCTTCATCACCGGCCCGACGGGAACGAACGTAAATGACGTTCAAATTCTTGTTATTATATAA